CGAGAGCGGCGTCGGCGTGGACGTGGACCTGCCGGGCCCGGGCGACGAGACCCCTCCGGGCGACGACCCGACGATCCCGGGCCCCGAGGACCCGGAGGAGCCCACCGAGGAGCCCACCGAGCCCACCGAGGAGCCCACGGAGCCCACCGAGGACCCGGAGCCCACCGAGGACCCGACCGACCCCTCCGACCCGCCCACCTCGGACCCGACCGACCCGGGCGACGAGAACGGCACCGGCGGCGGCAACGGCGGCGGGGGCGGCAACGACAACAACCCCGACGGCGGCTCCAACCCCGTCGAGCAGGGCAAGGGCAAGGACAGCCTGACCGACACCGGCTCCAAGCCGGTCGAGCAGGGCGGCAACAACGCCCAGCCGGCGGCCGACAAGGGCGAGCTGGCCGAGACCGGCGCCACCGAGACGACGTTCCTGCTGATCGGCGCCGCGACGATGATCGCCGGCGGCATCGGCTTCCGCATCCTGCCGCGCCTCGTCGGCAACCGCGGCGCCGCTGCCTGACCCACGCGGTCGCAGCGGCGGTGACGTACGCCACGTAAGGCACGTGCGTCAGGACGCCACGTACGCATGAAGAAGGGCCCGGAGCTTCACGAAGCTCCGGGCCCTTCCGTGTGACGCCGCCGACGGCGTCGTGACTCTCTGTGTGCCGGGCTCCACGGGCCTGCGGCCTCGCCGTCCTACGCGGACTGGTGCGCCAGCAGCGCGACCGCCGCGATCAGCACCACGAGCAGCGCTATCAACGCCGCGGGGTTGAGCCCCGCGAAGGGGCCCTCCTGCTGCATGCGCTCGCGATTGGCCCGACACACGGGGCAGCGGCCTTCACTCACGGGCGCTGCGCAGTTCGCGCATACCAACCGATCCAGGGTCATGCGCTTCTCCTCCCGCACAGTCTCAGCCTGCCCAACGCTAGGGGGAACCCAATCGTTCCCCCTACCACTGTGCCAGCTTCCGCGGATTTCGGCGCGGCCCGCCCCTTCATGACGGTTTCCGACACCGCCAGGCGTGACAATTCGCGCAACTCAGGACGCCGACTGCGCTCGCGTACCGGGTTCGCGTATGGTCACGCTCACCTACCCCCGGCAACCCGTGGTGCATCCGTGATCCGATTCGACAACGTCTCCAAGGCCTACCCGAAGCAGTCCCGCCCCGCGCTCAGGGATGTCTCCCTCGAGATCGAGAAGGGCGAGTTCGTCTTCCTGGTGGGATCCTCCGGCTCCGGAAAGTCCACTTTCCTGCGTCTCGTCCTGCGCGAGGAGCGCACCAGCCACGGCCAGGTGCACGTCCTGGGCAAGGACCTCGCGCGCCTGTCCAACTGGAAGGTGCCGCACATGCGCCGCCAGCTGGGCACCGTCTTCCAGGACTTCCGGCTCCTGCCCAACAAGACCGTCGGCGAGAACGTGGCCTTCGCGCAGGAGGTCATCGGCAAGTCCCGCGGTGAGATCCGCAAGTCCGTGCCCCAGGTCCTCGATCTCGTGGGACTCGGCGGCAAGGAGGACCGGATGCCGGGCGAGCTCTCCGGTGGTGAGCAGCAACGCGTCGCGATCGCGCGCGCGTTCGTCAACCGCCCCAAGCTCCTCATCGCCGACGAGCCGACCGGCAACCTCGACCCCCAGACGTCCGTCGGCATCATGAAGCTGCTCGACCGGATCAACCGGACCGGCACCACCGTCGTGATGGCCACCCACGACCAGCAGATCGTGGACCAGATGCGCAAGCGGGTCATCGAGCTGGAGAAGGGCCGTCTCGTCCGCGACCAGTCGCGCGGTGTGTACGGCTACCAGCACTGACGGCTCAGCTCGCCCGTTCCGTCTGATCCACCTGATCCACTGAAAGGCCGCCATGCGCGCCCAGTTCGTCCTGTCGGAGATCGGCGTCGGTCTCCGCCGAAATCTCACGATGACCTTCGCGGTCATCGTCTCCGTAGCGCTTTCGCTCGCCCTGTTCGGCGGTTCGCTGCTCATGCGTGACCAGGTGAGCACGATGAAGGGCTACTGGTACGACAAGGTCAACGTCTCGATCTTCCTGTGCAACAAGGCCGACGCCGCGCAGGACCCCAAGTGTGCCAAGGGCGCCGTCACGAACGAGCAGAAGGACCAGATCCTCGGCGATCTGAAGAAGATGCCCGTCGTGGACAAGGTCGTCCACGAGTCGGCGGACGAGGCCTACAAGCACTACAAGGAGCAGTTCGGCGACTCCCCGCTGTCCAGCTCGCTGACGCCCGACCAGATGCAGGAGTCGTTCCGCATCAAGCTGAAGGACCCCGAGAAGTACCAGGTGGTCGCGACCGCCTTCTCCGGGCGTGACGGCGTGCAGGCCGTGCAGGACCAGAAGGGCTATCTGGACAACCTCTTCGGGCTGCTGAACGGGATGAACTGGGCGGCCGTTGCGGTGATGGCGCTGATGCTCGTCGTCGCGCTGATGCTGATCGTCAACACCGTGCGCGTCTCGGCGTTCAGCCGCAGACGTGAGACCGGCATCATGCGGCTCGTCGGCGCGTCGAGCTTCTACATCCAGATGCCGTTCATCATGGAGGCCGCGGTCGCCGGTCTCATCGGCGGCGGACTCGCCTGCGGCATGCTGCTCGTCGGCAGGTACTTCATGATCGACCACGGTCTCGAACTCTCCGAGAAGATCAACCTGATCAACTTCCTCGGCTGGGACGCGGTCCTGGCCAAGCTGCCGCTGGTGCTCGCGATCGGCCTTCTGATGCCCGCGCTTGCCGCGTTCTTCGCGTTGCGCAAGTACCTGAAGGTGTGACAAGAGCCCTCAGCGTGGCAGGGCGTCGTGCGGTTCAACCCACCGTGCGGCGCCCTTCGTTGTCCTAGACTCACCGTCATGTCAGGCCTCGACCGGTTCGCCGAACGGTTCCCCGGGCCCCGCCGCATCCGCCGCGGGGCGACCCTGACATTGGTCTTCGCCAGCGTCCTCGTCACCGGCGCGGCCACCGGCTCCTGGAGCGACGCGGCGGACGACGGCCGGAATGAGCCGCCTCCTTCGGTACGTTCCGACGCTCTCGCGGCGCCGGAGGGCGACGCCGACACCGCCGACGAGGCCGCCGACGCCGCCGCGGAGGCGATGGCCGACGGCAAGTCGGGCAAGGACGCCGCCGAGGAGGCCGTCAGCCGCAGCGGGGACCGCTGGGGATCGGTGTACTCGCCGGGCGAGTTCCAGGAGTTCGAGAAGGCGCTGGACGGTGCGTACACGGGCGTCGGTCTGTGGGCCCGGCGCGCGGCCGACGGGCACATCGAGGTCTCCAAGGTCCAGCAGGACGGCCCCGCCGAGCGGGCCGGCATCCGTGAGGGCGACCGGCTGCGCTCCATCGACGGCAAGCACGTCAAGGGCCGCCCCGTGACCGAGGTCCTCTCCCTGCTGCGCGGCGGGCGCGCGGGCACCCCGGTGGTCCTCGGTCTGGAGCGGGGCACGCGCGCGTGGCGCGAGAAGCTGCACAGGGCCCGGCTCTCCACGGACTCCGTCAGGGTCACCGAGGCGTCCGACGGCGCCGTCGTGATCAAGGTCGACGCCTTCACGAAGGGCTCCGGGGAGGCCGTGCGGACCGCGGTGCGCGAGGCCCCCGAGGGCGCCGGCATCCTGCTCGACCTGCGCGGGAACTCCGGCGGCCTGGTCTCGGAGGCGGTCACCGCCACCTCCGCGCTCGTCGACGGCGGCCTCGTCGCCACGTACGACGTGCGCGGCGAGCAGAAGGCCCTCCACGCCGAGCGCGGCGGCGACACGGACCGGCCCGTGGTCGCCCTCGTCGACGGCGGCACGATGAGCGCGGCCGAGCTGCTCACCGGCGCCCTCCAGGACCGGGGCCGCGCCGTCGTGGTGGGCTCGAGGACCTTCGGCAAGGGGTCGGTGCAGATGCCGAGCCGGCTGCCCGACGGCTCCGTCGCGGAGCTGACCGTCGGTCACTACCGCACCCCTTCGGGCAGGGCCGTCGACGGGCGGGGCATCACCCCGGACCTGGAGGCCGAGGACGGGGCGGAGAAGCGGGCCGAGACAGTATTGACTGGCCTCGGACCCCCCTCGTAGTGCGAAAATGGCCGCACTATGGCGAAGGAAAAGGTAAAGCGCAAGGCCGCGAAGGCCGCTGAGAAGGCACCCGCCCGGAAGATGGTCGCGCAGAACAAGAAGGCGCGGCACGACTACCACATCCTGGACACCTACGAGTGCGGCCTCGTCCTGATGGGCACCGAGGTCAAGTCGCTGCGGCTGGGCCGTGCCTCCCTGGTGGACGGGTTCGTGCACATCGACCGCGGCGAGGCGTGGCTGCACAACATCCACGTCCCGGAGTACGTGCAGGGGACCTGGACCAACCACTCGGCCACGCGGAAGCGCAAGCTCCTGCTGCACCGCGCGGAGATCGACAAGCTGGAGTCGAAGTCCCAGGAGACGGGTCACACGATCGTGCCCCTGGCCCTGTACTTCAAGGACAGCCGGGTCAAGGTCGAGATCGCGCTGGCCAAGGGCAAGAAGGAGTACGACAAGCGGCAGGCGCTGAAGGAGAAGCAGGACCTGCGCGAGACGAACCGCGCCATCGAGGCGGCCAAGCGGCGCCAGCGCGGCGCCTAGCCCGCGGGCCCCGCGGATCTCACCGGCCCCGCGGGAATTGGCTGGCATCGTCGGGCGTTGGTCACGTACGATGGGTACCGCACCTCACCGAAGGTGCAGTGCGATTGAAAAATCAACATGGGGATGATCGGTTTCGACAGCGGATGTCGAAGCAGGGGAAGCGAGCCGAGGAAGCGGCAATGATCTCGTAAACCATATGTCGCAACCAATAATCGCCAATTCTAAGCGCGATTCCCAGTCCTTCGCCCTCGCTGCCTGATAAGCAGTGACTGAAGGACCCTAAAAGGGTGTCAGCCCGGGAGTGTTCCCGGCCCGGATCCTGGCATAATCTAGGGAACTAAACCATCGAGCCCGGTCACGGGGTTCGATGGGAAATCAAACAGTGACTGGGCCCGTCGGAGACTTGTTCGCGAGATCTCCGGGGCCGAGAAAATCGAAGCGAACTGCGCTCGGAGAAGCCCTCCTTTTGCACCGTTGGACGCGGGTTCGATTCCCGCCATCTCCACAATTCCCATGTGCGGCGAAAGCCCTCTGGCCCCAGGCCAGGGGGCTTTTTCCATGCCCGGACGCCGAGAGCACATCCTCCGGTCATGTGACTCGTTAGTGCAACTAGTCCAGGTTCGCAGCGGCCGGGCGGCATGCGCCCGGCCGAACAGGCAGGAGCAGGAGGCAGGCGCTTGGATGCCACCGTCACTCTCTTCGGCTCCGTTCTCGCCGCACTGGGGGTTCTGGGCGCCGCAGTGGTGGCGTATCTCGGCAAACGCGGCGAGAACGCGCTCATGGGGTTCTCGAATCTGACGGAGAAACTTCAGATCGAGCGGGACAGGCTGGAACGCCAGGTCGCGGAGCGCGACGCGAAATTAGCCGAGTTGAGCGCCCTGCACGTGCACGACCAGAGCGAGATCGCACGGCTGCTCATGGACAACCAACGGCTCGGAGGCACGCCGTGACCCAGCTCGAGCGACTCCTGGCCCGCCGCTGGCGCACCGTCTTCCTCGTCTGCGTGCTGCTGGCACTCTCCGGCGCCGCCGTGATCCTCTGGGCCCGGATCGACGCCGGGGACCGGCGCGCCGACCAGTTCGCCTCGGAGGCGGACCGGCGCGGGGAGGCCGTCTCCACCCTCGCCCGTGACGTACGCACCCTGCGCGCCCAGGTCCGCGCGCACGGCGACACCCCTGCCGCCCCGGACCCCTCCGACGCCGTCGACGACCTGCCGGGCCGCGTCAAGGTCCCCGCGGGCGCCCCCGGCACACCCGGCCAGGACGGGAAGCCCGGCGAGAAGGGCGCACGGGGGAACGGCGGGCAGCGGGGCGAGGCCGGAGAGCAGGGCGACGCGGGGGAGCGGGGTGACCGGGGCCCCCAGGGGGAGCCGGGTGAACCGGGCGCCTCCGGAGAGCCGGGAGAACCCGGTGAGCCGGGGGCGGTGGGGCAGGACGGCCGCAGCGGCGACCAGGGGCAGACGGGACCGATGGGACCGGCCGGTCCT
The window above is part of the Streptomyces venezuelae genome. Proteins encoded here:
- the ftsE gene encoding cell division ATP-binding protein FtsE, with the translated sequence MIRFDNVSKAYPKQSRPALRDVSLEIEKGEFVFLVGSSGSGKSTFLRLVLREERTSHGQVHVLGKDLARLSNWKVPHMRRQLGTVFQDFRLLPNKTVGENVAFAQEVIGKSRGEIRKSVPQVLDLVGLGGKEDRMPGELSGGEQQRVAIARAFVNRPKLLIADEPTGNLDPQTSVGIMKLLDRINRTGTTVVMATHDQQIVDQMRKRVIELEKGRLVRDQSRGVYGYQH
- the smpB gene encoding SsrA-binding protein SmpB, encoding MAKEKVKRKAAKAAEKAPARKMVAQNKKARHDYHILDTYECGLVLMGTEVKSLRLGRASLVDGFVHIDRGEAWLHNIHVPEYVQGTWTNHSATRKRKLLLHRAEIDKLESKSQETGHTIVPLALYFKDSRVKVEIALAKGKKEYDKRQALKEKQDLRETNRAIEAAKRRQRGA
- a CDS encoding collagen-like protein, coding for MTQLERLLARRWRTVFLVCVLLALSGAAVILWARIDAGDRRADQFASEADRRGEAVSTLARDVRTLRAQVRAHGDTPAAPDPSDAVDDLPGRVKVPAGAPGTPGQDGKPGEKGARGNGGQRGEAGEQGDAGERGDRGPQGEPGEPGASGEPGEPGEPGAVGQDGRSGDQGQTGPMGPAGPPGADGASGAMGPRGEQGPKGDRGEKGDPGSPCPDGYSLQEPSGDPDALVCRRTNNGPTGPAPALTLLTALPPQRRRLQDH
- the ftsX gene encoding permease-like cell division protein FtsX: MRAQFVLSEIGVGLRRNLTMTFAVIVSVALSLALFGGSLLMRDQVSTMKGYWYDKVNVSIFLCNKADAAQDPKCAKGAVTNEQKDQILGDLKKMPVVDKVVHESADEAYKHYKEQFGDSPLSSSLTPDQMQESFRIKLKDPEKYQVVATAFSGRDGVQAVQDQKGYLDNLFGLLNGMNWAAVAVMALMLVVALMLIVNTVRVSAFSRRRETGIMRLVGASSFYIQMPFIMEAAVAGLIGGGLACGMLLVGRYFMIDHGLELSEKINLINFLGWDAVLAKLPLVLAIGLLMPALAAFFALRKYLKV
- a CDS encoding LPXTG cell wall anchor domain-containing protein, with amino-acid sequence MTKKTRIRVARIAAGAVIAAGASLTAAGAASALDVGVDLGGASAGAHADESGVGVDVDLPGPGDETPPGDDPTIPGPEDPEEPTEEPTEPTEEPTEPTEDPEPTEDPTDPSDPPTSDPTDPGDENGTGGGNGGGGGNDNNPDGGSNPVEQGKGKDSLTDTGSKPVEQGGNNAQPAADKGELAETGATETTFLLIGAATMIAGGIGFRILPRLVGNRGAAA
- a CDS encoding S41 family peptidase, which encodes MSGLDRFAERFPGPRRIRRGATLTLVFASVLVTGAATGSWSDAADDGRNEPPPSVRSDALAAPEGDADTADEAADAAAEAMADGKSGKDAAEEAVSRSGDRWGSVYSPGEFQEFEKALDGAYTGVGLWARRAADGHIEVSKVQQDGPAERAGIREGDRLRSIDGKHVKGRPVTEVLSLLRGGRAGTPVVLGLERGTRAWREKLHRARLSTDSVRVTEASDGAVVIKVDAFTKGSGEAVRTAVREAPEGAGILLDLRGNSGGLVSEAVTATSALVDGGLVATYDVRGEQKALHAERGGDTDRPVVALVDGGTMSAAELLTGALQDRGRAVVVGSRTFGKGSVQMPSRLPDGSVAELTVGHYRTPSGRAVDGRGITPDLEAEDGAEKRAETVLTGLGPPS